The DNA sequence CCATGACGTTCCCCATGAGTTTTGTACTATCCAGTATGGCACGTCACCTGAAACAGAGGGACAATGTTTAGAATGTTCAGTCACACACTatgaacactactgtagacagaGTATTCCATGCATATGAAATTGGCATCATGTCAAATTGTagtaataaaatgtaaaaattatGACAGAATTTACATCAACTACAAACTTTCTGAGTGTGTGTCTTGTTTGTGTGCATCTTGTGTGTATTTTTcgttgtttatttatttgtgtgtgtgtgtgggcgcccAGATGAATGCATATTTAGTGAGTGAATGGAATACCTGTGGTGTCGTAACCAGTGACCAGCACAGCATGGTTGGCATGGTGGCAGGAGCAGTGGTGCTGCATGATGCCACCCAGATAGTCCTGCCAACTGATGGCATCCACAGTCACAGCCAAGGGTCCCCACTCCACCAACCTGCCCATCATAGCCTCCTCAAGCTCACTAGAGAAGACATCACAGGCACCCCACCGGGCAAAGATATCAGATCAACATCCACTTTTGGTTGATGTTTAATTTAATTAACTATCCAAATGTAATTTCAAAACCATTTGTTGATTTGCGGTAGACATCTGGGTTAAAAAGAGACCAGTCGGGATTCAATCCGATGGTGGATTTGGACAATGCACcatgtaaaggtaatttcctaTTGAGCAGACGTGCAGTGTTTACTGTGAATGTGGTCTCTGCAAACAGAGCGATATTGCCTTTGACATGTGCATTGTGGACTAAGCGCGATCGGATTGAATCCCAGCCAAAATGAGACAAAACCTGTGAATGTTGAAACATTAAACCACTTAGCCTCGTTAATGCGTCATTACTATGCCCATACAGTAGAAGGTTGATACAacattatataataatatatgatGTAAATCAGGGATCAAAACACTATCTGAGCTTGGACCCTTTTTCTGACCACATAACCAGACTACTACAAACACCTTTAACCAGGGCTCAGAGTTCTTCCTGGTCGGGAAAGTATGAGGGAGAAGGGAGCAACGCTAAGCTAGAAAACCATTATTAAGACAGCTGTAAAAACTAAAGAGGAGTAACAAAAGAAGCTAGTCCGAACCCAGGATAAAGAGGTTCACCAAGTTTAAAGATgcaaacagcacagtgaaatacttgtgtaaataagtgTAAATAAGAACGTCCCTATTCAGTGACCATAAACATCACATTGTTTTGAGTCAGCAGTGATTTTTACCCACAATGCACCGTAGCCACAGGAATAACTTAGTACATGTCTGAATAAACAACAGGATATGAGTGTCGGGGACACAGCAGCGGGAACCTCGGTGTTAATGACCTGTCTGTCTACAGCATATTAGTCTGGTAAACAGTAATACTGCATCTGAATCGCAACCACCTTTGAACCTTTGGTGCAGTACTTAATGAAAACATTGCACTCactacattttttacattttagttatttatggggacactcttatccagagcgatttacaggagcaattagggttaagtgccttgctcaagggcacagacagatttttcacctagtcggctcgggggttagaaccagcgacctttcggttattggcccaacgctcttaaccgctaggctaactGCCTCCCTGAACTTGGGAAAATACTGTAAAAGAGTCCCTGTTGTATCGTGAAACATTTCCCGAAAGAACATTGGAGTATTTGTGCTTAACTTGTGCAGACGGTCTTGTTTATATGCAACTATACGCCTGTGCTATATGCCAAGTCACAGTCATATATGACTTcataaaatgttttaataaatgtGTTAAATATTACCCATTAGAATTCAACTTAAAAAAGGTGTTAACACTCTTATACCTGAAATCATGGGCAGCAAAGTCCTTCACCAAAACACCATCATGTGACTGAGAAAATAAATGGCAAATTCCAGTCTCGGCCTTATATGGGTATTCTGACTGTTTCACCAACTTAACCCTAGTCTGAAAGAAAAGGACAGGGAGAAGCAAATTCAATGCATGTGTATGCTACATGTATGCTACATCTTGTTGATTAAAAGGTATACAGTAGTAGTCTAACAGTGGAAATCACCATCACTTCTAAATAATCAATGACAAACATTTGATATTACACGAAATGCTTAAAAGGCCTCAGAAAACATATCTGGACCTGTTTCAGCCAGCTCAAGGCCCTGGTAATGGAGCCTCCATTGCAGCCCTGGTTCTTGTAGGAACAGTCAATGACTTGTTGCACACTGAGCTGTTTCAATGGCTGGCCTGATTTGGCATAGACTGACTCTATGGCGCCCACAACACTGAACGCCCAGCAACCTCCACACTGCAATGAGAGACACTTGACATTCAAGCATCGGCATTTAACATTACAGCGAGACATTAACATGAACATCTAAATATCCAAATAAATTGTTAATATACTTTATAACAAATATAATGTCAGCAATATGTGATTTGATGTGGGATGTGTGGAATTTATGCAGTATAAAGATTTCTTATTATGAAAACAATGTCCATGTGTCAAAAGATGGATAGTAAGACTATAAAATGGTTCTCCACTGCCATCTACTGACTGTAGCGGAAATGTTGAACAAAAATGCAAAATTACTGTGATAAGTCTCTCGTACCAGACGTTCGCAATAGCCTGGGGACAAGGTTACGGTGACACAACATAACACCTACATACATGATTGTCAAGAGGTTTTTTCTTCATAGAAGTTAATACAAAGTGAGTGTTTTTTACTTCTATGAGGAGAAAACCTCTAGACAGAGTTCAAAGTCAACTTCAATAAGGAAGTGTGTCACCTTGAAAAGACAAGTATGTTGATATCTTAAGGAAAAGGAAGCTCTTACTGCTTGTTGATTCTGTACTGATCCAACTGCAGACTGGTCCCTCCAGTCAAACTTGGCAGGCAGTCCCCCTGTCTTCAGTCCTGAGTAGGGAGGGACTGTTTCAGCTGTGGCAGTCAAATACAGGTCTGTAGAGAAAGTCCAATTACATTTCAGTGTTCAAGTAGGCTATAGCGATCTTCTTCCAGTTAATGTGGTGTTTGGTTAGCCTCCATGTTTATTTTGGTTTAAATATAAAATTAATAATCAATACTAACCCAGTCAATCAGTTTTGTTCACTGGGAAACAAATACATTCGTTTTTGTTTTGCATAGTATTACCTCTGAATTCATTTATTGATAAATCCGAGAACTGGTTAATGCCATATTTTGCTGAGTCTTTGTCTGTTGACAATGAGTTCAGGTATGCCTGCCTTTTGATGGAATTCTGCAACAGACCACAATGTCACTGTACATGTCACAGTAGGCTAACTCTCATGGCATATCCAGAAGGTATAACAATAGTCTTACCCCCCACTTAATTTATTTGTTAATTGACGAACATATTTCAAAACTTAaacctacagtatatccatccCTCTTCCTACGCAAATCACGTTAGTCTCTCTTCTGACACAGTGCCCGCACACAGCTGCAACTCCCCAGCTGCAAATACAGTTTAATTCAACTAATATAAATACGAAAAAGCCATAACACCGACAGGCCTACCTTAAAATAAGATCTGCGCCGATGATAACAATCGCTGTGGAGTTTATAATTCCGATGAAATTGTTTCCTAAACGACTCAAAATCAACATCAGTGTCTGCAGAGCAGTTGGACTTCCTGATAGTTTGCCAAACGCCACTACAACTAGCAACATCGGAAAAAGTAAGTATGCCTACGTTTAGGAGGAACATGAGAAACAATGTAACACCCGTCATTTGAATTGTAGGACAAGCGACATTGTAGCCTAAAATATATTCGTTTTAGCTCAATTTCCTCTTCGCCGTCTCCGTTCTTCTTCTTCACTGGGTTCAATTCAGGAGACTAGACCTACACATTTGCACATGCAATACCGCCACCTATTGAGTTCATAGCTATGATGGATTTAGTGGACAATTGGCCCATAATAAATGATGTAACGTTACAAATTAAGCATATAATCCAAAAAAGTATAATGACCAAATGTATGTATTCCACCTGGATTGATATGGACATTATGAGATGAAGGTAGCCTATGGTTTTCTGGCAAGAGTCTTATCCACTTGAGGGTGCTTTAGTACCATTAATGCAAGCACTATTACCAGAAGTCTAAGAACATGTACTGTGTAGCCTATGTGCAGTATATCCTATAGGGTGGTTGTGTACGTGTAGATAAGTGAACATGAAATCATCATGCACATTTTTATAGATCCCCTTTGTTTTTGTCCTAGCTGGTAATTAAGTCTATTTTATTTGGAGTCCCAAACCATGTTTTTTTATAACACCGTTTAGGGGTAGCCTATGTCACTGTTTttgaatcatacttaggtagcctatATCTAGCATCTCGAATGCTCTGTATGTTTTGCATCAGTTCAATTAAATGTTAGGCCAAACTGTTCCATGAATAAAATATGTTATTTCCCACTGTAGCCCAGTCTACATCTTCTCCATCTTATTGTTAATTTATGGTCGTCCCATCTTTTCCATTTTTAAAATAGGAAATTGCATTAATGTCAAAAGGTTTTCTGCACGGCTTGCCTTCATAATTGCTGCAATTTGTTTGCTCTCCACTTTTACCATCCAGAGGAGTCTGTAAACCCAGATAACAAATAGACTAATATTCTTTGGCCAAGTGAACAACTGTGTCCTCCTCCATAAGTCAGGACTCAGCAAAAACTTGTATTAAAATGTTAACCTCCTCTCTGATAGGCTAgtggtaaagtagtgcacttgttACCGTGACACCCATAGGCAATTTATCCCGAGTTCCAAAATAGTGAAGTACTGTATGCCCCCAcgaggggcgcaactttggttttagaagtgggggggaacATAATTATTTTGattatatgtattttttaattCAGTCAGATAAACaatccaaacagcctacccgacctcTCGGATgcgtctgcatggtcctaaagcacaattgcctcgttttgtatcacattcaaattataaaactggggggggggtcaaaaatgCTATTTCAGAATGTGGTGAATGTCCTCCCTGTCTCCAGTAAAAGTTGCACCCCTGGTCCCCACCAAACCACTCTCCATCATCAATAGCTTCAGATGAAGACTGTGGGTGCATGgcacagttttttttcttctcagaaATGACCTACATGTTCTTGCGTTGTGAGTTGATCTTACTGAGAGGGAGCCATCAGGTCCCGGAATGGTGTAGACAGGGCAATAAAGCATCACTGTCTTGAACATTCTGGTGACACAAATAAATTACATTTCAATAGCTATGTGTTCAATGAAGTGTTGTTGTCAGCTTGGGTTATTATTTCAACCTTCTAATGACATTATTTTGTGTAGTGTAGACTAGATTCTGTTGTGTAGTGTAGACTAGATGCTGTTGTGTGGTGTAGACTAGATTCTGTTGACTCTTGGAaacgtgcgtgcgtgcgggcgGGCATACTTGCATGTGTATCTGTGCACACATGTAACTTTAATTGTGTTGGGGCAGGTGAGAGATGAGACAGTAATGGAAAACAAGAAGAGGCTCCATGGTGCTCTGTGATCTTTACCCTGTCCCCACAACCTCCACACCAGGACCGCACATCAGTAGCACCTCATTGCTTACCTGAGAGGCTACCACTGTGCTGTGacacacaaggagagagagggggatgaagaaaGGGTGTGCGAGGGGTGAAAAGGTCAACAGGAGGTGTGGCGTTGGGAGCTGACAGACTGTGTTCACCTTTTCACCTTCACccctcaaacacaaacacaggcatGCTCGTACATACAAACGCGCAGGCACACTTTTCTTTACTATACTCCCAATGGTGCGACACATCCCATGCAAAAGTGGCAGTTATTTGTGTGGCATGTTTTTAACCATGCAAACACCCAAACAGTGCAAGAAGTGTTTCATTCCAAACTAGTCTGAGACCTTCTGTCAAGTTGACTTGACACATTGTATGCCCTCTTAAAAGACTCCAAACTCGTCACCTGCAACACCAGAGTCCTGACCCTTAGATGTTTTACAGCTCAGCACTTGAAAATAACAAACTCATTATGTTAGtccctgacacacacatacactctctccctccttcccaccctTCACTCTGACAAATCTCTCCTGACCATCCCAACATAAATCAGACACACTCACCATCCAGCTACATGGCTGCATAATAAAGCTTCCCGCTTGGCTCACCCCTTAACtcattgtttgtgtgtgctttCATGCGCTTGTATGTGCGCGTGTTTGTGTCGCTGTGTACTCAGCATACTTAGCCGCAGTTACTTAATAGAAGCCCATTTTATCTCAGCAGACGGCAGCGTAATCAATTCTTTATGAAGTGAATGGTGAAATAAGGTTATGTCTTGGGCAACTGAAAGAATCAAGAGGCTATGCTCTGTTTGAAAGGAACATTACACCAGAAGTTTGTAATTTACTCAGTATTCTATAAGCAGTAAATATCAATCCAGATATTTGCTGAAAATGAAAAGTTTAGCTTATACATAGGAATACCATTGATATAGGGCTTCCATACATGTCTGGGGATGGGATGTAGCAGTTCCCTGCAGATATTGCTGAGGTTATGACTGACAAAGTGAGAAACTGCTGAACATGAATATCACACCTCGCCAGAAATGGATTCTGAGTCAAATCAGCAATCACTTAACAGAAGAACACAGTTTATCATGTGAAAGTGAGTGTGGAAGGCTGTGAAACAAAAGTGAAATCTACTCCGGGGGTGGTTGAGCTGGCCTGGTAGGTTGAACCATGTTAGAGTTGGAGATGGGTTGCTATGCAACTGTGATTGAAAACGGCCTTGCTGCAGTCAGGAGCCCTAAGGCACTGAGAGCACGTTTAGACAATTGCATCGGCTGGTGTGACTCAAAGTAAAGACAGCTAAAGATTGGACTTACACTTCAAATGTCAACTTTTCACAAACTTTTTTTTATCCAGTGTTGTTCCTGTTTTATATCAAAACAGATTATTGACTGTGAAAATCAAGAGGAGAATTGCAATTTGATAATGGTTATTTTAAATGGCTGATATAAATACACTGACATATAGAAACAGTGTATGAAGAAACCACCTTGAGTTTCACCTGTGAAACTATCGGTCCTTTAAATTGGTTGTTTTGACGTAGGAAGTATATATCCCTTTTCAAGTTTTCTTTCATAAGGatgtggtgtaacagtactgTGATGTCAGATGCAGATGCCCCCTTTTAGATTTGTGGATGCTGTGCTAAGCCCCCTTTTATTTATTCACTTATTCATCCTTctacacacacgcatgcaggcagacaggaacacacacacacacacacacacacacacacacacacacacacacacacacacacacacacacacacacacacacacacacacacacacacacacattttaaggTCCCAGGGAATTCCCAATCTCCATATAGccctacatacagtataatgtgtATATTTAATACCATCGAGGAATGCAAGTATACAGGGAGCGATTTGATTATTGTTCAGTGGTTAATTTAGGGGGCCGAGGGTCTGGCGAATGAATGGCGGCACACATGGCCAGCTGAGGGAGGAAAACGGGTAGCAGCACCACCACCAGCGGccttccctccctacctcctctctcgACACCTCCTTAAGAATGTGCCTCTTGTTCACCCTCTCGGCTGGAAACATCCTGGAGAACGATGTTTCATCTATGTAAATGTTCGAGGTCACGCAACTACCACCACCCCAGATAGCCCGGGGGAAATTGATCACATCAAACAGCTAGCctcgctccacacacacacacacacacacacacacacacacacacacacacacacacacacacacacacgcacacacacgcacacgcacacgcacacacactcgcacacacacacacagacctttaATTGGAGACTGGTGACTGAGGCCTTTTGGGAAAAGGTCACCCTAATAGGGAGGGCAGGGGCTCTGGAGATAAGGTTTGAACCTACATTATGAAGTCTTGTGGCATGCAGCGATGTAATGACTAGTGAAGGCGGGAACACACCCTAAACCACCTCTGTGTTTGTTTAATATGATGCCTCTCTGTCACATGCTGGCTGAGGTGGGAATAGGCTGAAGTTGCCCTTAGACggtgatcttgggtcagttttgcatttctccCACATGGTTAAAGGTTAAATGGTTAAATCAAAACATGATTGACCTGTgtttatacatatacagtgccagtcaaaagtttgccaATGagtaggacacacctactcattggcAACAGTGAGAGGCGActttgggatgctggccttcgaggcagagttactctgtccagtgtctgtgttcttttgcccatcttaatattttatttttattggccaatctgagatatggctttttctttgcaactctgcctagaaggccagcatcccggagtcacctcttcactgttgacgttgagactggtgttttgcgggtactatttaatgaagctgccagttgaggaaacTAGACActcactctaatgtacttgtcctcttgctcagttgtgcaccggggccttccactcctctttctattctgattagagccagtttgtgcttttctgtgaagggagtattacACAGTATTGtttgagatcttcagtttcttgacaatttctcgtatggaatagccttcatttctcagaacaagaatagactgataaGTTTCAGGAGAAagttaatcagcacaacagtttgttagctgtgctaacataggttttctaatgatcaattagccttttaaaatgataaacttggattagctaacacaacgtgccattggaacacaggagtgatggttgctgataatgggcttctgtacgcctGTAGAtaatccataaaaaatctgccgcttccagctacaattgtcatttacaacatgaacaatgtctacactgtatttctgatcaatgtgatgttattttaatggacaaaaaaatgtgctttctttaaaaaacaaggacatttctaagtgaccccaaacttttgaacagtagtttgtgtgtgaatatatatatatataaagtaacGACAGATATATTATAATATCCATTCAGTATGAGACAACACAGTCAATAACAGTCAAACCACCCATCCTGCAGGACTCATTACAGTATGTCATATTTATGGGCTTCTGGTATCACCTTAAAACTATTTGAGACAATGTCAAATGCAATCATCCTCCACTGATATCATGGCATCATTGTGAAACACAGCTACCAGTGCATTTCCCATAATATAGAGCCAAGTCTTGGTTTTGTCATCGTCTTCCACCCTTTCTGAACATGTCTGAGACAATAAGATAGGTTGCCGAGCAACTACCCATTGAGtacatatataaaaaaatatatacactatgaggttggaattgTACTGTGAAAATGGTGATAATGCCCTGTTAGTGTACAAGTTATTTGAAAAGCCGCTGGAAATGTCTGCTTGTTTTGtcgggatggagttttggcctgcctggtgacatcagggGCAGCTGAGGGTGAGAAGGTGCTTTACTGAACCTGTAGAGAcaattaaaggggcagtgttaaCAAAAATAAGAAAGTAGCAAGTACTAGAACTACTTGGAAATTAGTTTGGAATAGCATTGTGGCAGGCACTAGACAGATAGGGTATGGAGCTCATCTTCACGGTGAAGGATGTTCAACATTGTATTGATTAACAAAATGGCTTCAAAAATGTGAATCATGGATTCTTTTTAATCTGTCCTCTGGATGGCAGTATTTCCTGTTTCATCGATAACtctgtcacaaagtgctgttttCCATCCCACATAGTTCCCAGCCAGACCTGCATGATTCTCGGAGGAGTGCTCACGGAACATCATGCATCATAAATCTCGGAAAAACATCAAGACATCTACAAGCTGAGATCTCCTGTCAGAGAAAATCCATTATCAGTCAAGGGACATGCGTGTTGTGACATCTTCCATATCCACACACTTCATCTTGTCATACTAATCTGATTCTGTCTATTTTAATTGGATGTAAATGATTACACAATTACCATGCTTCATTCTATATCTAGAGGACTCCTAATATCTCCAGGAGTGATAAGTATTATttttgtctttatctgttgtttagtactgtctTGCAAGCTAGAACCATCTACTTCAAGTGCTGCCTgtcttcccagtagcctacttggtgtgTAAACTGCTGACTGC is a window from the Oncorhynchus clarkii lewisi isolate Uvic-CL-2024 chromosome 14, UVic_Ocla_1.0, whole genome shotgun sequence genome containing:
- the LOC139366358 gene encoding cathepsin O, whose translation is MTGVTLFLMFLLNVGILTFSDVASCSGVWQTIRKSNCSADTDVDFESFRKQFHRNYKLHSDCYHRRRSYFKNSIKRQAYLNSLSTDKDSAKYGINQFSDLSINEFRDLYLTATAETVPPYSGLKTGGLPAKFDWRDQSAVGSVQNQQACGGCWAFSVVGAIESVYAKSGQPLKQLSVQQVIDCSYKNQGCNGGSITRALSWLKQTRVKLVKQSEYPYKAETGICHLFSQSHDGVLVKDFAAHDFSELEEAMMGRLVEWGPLAVTVDAISWQDYLGGIMQHHCSCHHANHAVLVTGYDTTGDVPYWIVQNSWGTSWGNKGYVYIKMGGNVCGIADSVTAVFL